The genomic segment NNNNNNNNNNNNNNNNNNNNNNNNNNNNNNNNNNNNNNNNNNNNNNNNNNNNNNNNNNNNNNNNNNNNNNNNNNNNNNNNNNNNNNNNNNNNNNNNtatatatatatatatatatatatatatatatatggtagcttTATATCGATGTCAACATTATATATGAATCTCTAGATtatctgtctgtatttgtcaatAATCTCCTTCCATATTTCAGCTTCGTGACCTGAGAGCTGTAGGAGTTAAATTCTTCCATGTTCTCTATCCAAAACAGAGTACTGTCTTGCTACGAGAATGTAAGTATTTCCATCCATCATTAGTCATCATTATAACCGTCATTCACTTCATCCTCAAATTCTAATTCATCTTACCATTAATCACTGAAAATTCCATTGCTATGAGTCATTAGTCGAATCTTACAGTTTGTCTATCACTCTTGATTCTTTCCATGAATCATTAGtcataaatattattgtaattgtttttattatcatcgttttaatgttcgcttttcaatgcatgcatgggtcagacaTGATTCATtgcagcagattttctatggccagatgcccttcctgttgccaaccctcacaaTTTTCACAGTAGGGTAATATTTCCACTTGGCCAGTCACGTTTTCacaaaagactgaaaacaaatgaCCCTGTTTGTACGAGGGGGTCACTCACTAACGACCATTGCATGATGTCTGCACAGAgcgacacacatgtatgtatgtatgacaggcttctttcagtttctacttgctagatccactcacaaggtgcaaagtagtgggactgaacctgaaaccctgtggttgggaaatGAACTAGCTACTCAACTatacaaccatgcttgcacctaaaTTAAACTTTTTCAAATCAATCTTACAATTAAACTCTGTAATTTCTGTTTCCTTGAGTCATTAATCATTATGAAAATTATCAGTCTCTTTATCCCTAAATTCTAATTAATCTTACAATTAATGACTGTAAACTTTATTTCCATGAGTCATTTGTCATAatggttattttctttttctggaacTTCCAATTGAtctattgattaattaatcactataatttttgtttctaattgCAGGGGATTTGTGGGGTCCTCTCATTTTATGTGTGTTCTTGGCTTTGTAAGTATGCTTGAACTCCTATTTATGATAAAACCTAAACTTTtccaatgatgtatatatatatatatgtttgtatatgtgtgtctgtactttttttatgtatttgtgtagtgtatgtatgctAGTACATCTGTATGCATTGTGTTTTTCTTGTACAttcgtgtgtctgtatgcatatatgtgtatatatatatatcatcatcatcgtttaacgtccgctttccatgctagcatgggttggacggtttgactgaggactggtgaaaccggatggcaacaccaggctccaatctaatttggcagagtttctacagctggatgcccttcctaacgccaaccactcagagagtgtagtgggtgcttttacgtgtcacccacacgaaaacggccacgctcgaaatggtgtcttttatgtgccacccgcacaagccagtccaggggcactggcaacatatatatatatatatttgcaggtgtgagtgtgtctatacgtctacatgtgtgtatatatatatgtttgtaaatgtctgtatatctgtaggtgagtgtatttgtatacatacactattgtagaacaaaataatgaaatggttgttttattatttaatatggcATTGGTCCACCTTTGGCATCAGTCACAATTTTAATAGAGTGAGGTTCTAAACAGTTGTTTGAGGGATTTTGTGCTATTCTTCCAGGAAAACCTGCTTTAGCTCTTTCAGCAACAATGTCAGAGGGAAGTGTTTCTTCTCACTGTTCCAAAATGTACTGTTACTTCACTTTCCTGCactttttatcaattttgaataaGATTATCTGTGTGAATCAGCTCGTTATTATCCTAGACTATTGTACTGCCATCATCAATTATAAGATGGTCCTGTTCTGTCAAAATACTCTGACAATGCTTAATTTTAACTCTATTTCATAGAACAATAAAAGGACCAGGAAAATTCCATTATATGGCTGCCCAAATCACAGAGCCACTTCTATTCTTCACAGTTAGGACTAGTCTTCCATGCGGTCTAGGAGGAGGAgcattatcttgcttggaaacaagataatggtgacagaaaaggcatctgtccatagaaaatcttcctcagcAAATTCTGTTCAACCAGTGTAAGCATAGGAAAGTGGATGTTATGATGCTAATGAAAAGCAGtgatatgatatacaatataaaaataaggtCAACTTCATAATTGAATTACTTGTAACATGAAAATTGATACACCATAGTATTAGAATACATGCAACACTAATGTTAAAATATGTGTAGCATCAAGTTTGGAATAAGTGTAACGGCAGAATTGAAATAATGGTaacaatataatcatcatcatcatcatccagttttTTAAATCCATGTTTTGTCCATGTTAACAGGGATgaccagatctacctcaatgtcaTAGCAACCACAGTAGGCAGATGCAGCCCACACCAACCTTCAGGCTggttggtgcccattctcctttgctattatgaggcttttttggagctggattttctacggggagcatgcccttgcttacccccaacctcattTTCTAGACATGTgtggtcccaagaccaaggcttctaccacaatttttaagaaatgtggtagaAAACTAACTCAAGAAGGCTGGGACGCTACTCCTTGAAACCCCTTTCAGAGCCCCCTACCCAatttaaatcattatcattatttaaatgtCCACTCTTCCATACATGCATGGGcttgatggagtttattgagacagtTTTTCTCTGACTGGATTCCCCTCCCTATAACCAATCCTCACCTATTTCCTAGCAAGGTAATGCatccccatggctagacatgttttagTAGAATGTTGGGAATGAATAACACAAACTGTATGATAATGCCACTCATTCATAACTATCACacagtgtcaagacaaggacacaaacacacacacacacacacacaccaacaccatgtTGGCCTtcctatcagtttccgtctacaaaatccactcacaagactttggtcaacctgtcgctatagtagaagagacttgaccaaggtgccacacagtgggacaggaCTTGAATGTATGTGGTTGGGGAGCACAGCCATAAATGTGCGCCCACTATTGAAACATGTAACACCAAGATTGAAATAAATGTGACAGCACGATGcaataattaacagaaaattttaattgattattaaacgaataaataaacaatcattaGCATAAAAGAAGACtttgttcatatgtatatttcatttcagGATGCTTCAGAGTTCACCACAACACCTTGACCAGCAGTTATCTGGTGGACCAGAATTTTCTGAGGTGTTTGTCATATTTTGGGTTGGATCTGTAGTTGTAACTCTAAATTCTAAATTACTTGGTGGAAATATGTaagtattatattgtatatattgcatttatatgagtctgtggtgtgtatgtagattttagtgaaaatgtatacatatatgtaaacctaCTTAGTAGAAACACAAGCATGGTAAATTTAACtacactgaaccacaaaagaaacaagagatgtgtatgactgaaatatgttttaatttcattatgtcagagataaattttgataaatctgataaagtcaatttcttagatgcactttgaccacagtctatgagtcgtcatgtgttctggtagtgggcTGATCCAGCACATTGAGATTGTAGGGCATGACATGTTCAATATGATGTATACCCTCCCTGCGTGTTCAAAACGGCCATACATCGTCGATACATGCAGTAGATGAGGCAGctcacaaaagccattggcacctgtATCCATACCCTGAGGAAAATTGCCTCCAGTTCCACACGAGTTGCTGGCCTTGGGACCACCTGGCTCAGTtgtctctggatttcatcccacaggtgttcaatagggttcaaaTTCAGGCTGAGAGCCAGTCACAGCATGGTTCTGATGCTGGGAGTCCATGGTGACCCTGGCTgtgtgggagggagcattgtACTGCtggaacacatggctatggtgacATGTGAAGAAAAGGCACGATGTGAGCTCTTAGGATTTGGCTAATGTAGTGCTGTGCTGTGATGCCATTCTTTCTGCCTGTgccaacattttggaacacatggtgaccaattctctgattcaggcctatagCACCTCAAAcatgatgctttggccaccccATACATCTCTGCAGTGTTCACCCCTCCTATGCCACACCTTCACTCTGCCATCCAAAGTGGAAATGCAGTACTGGCTCTCGTCAGAGAAGACTATCGGCCTCCATTGTTGATACCACCAATGTCGGTGCTGTGTAACCCATTGAAGTCATGCCTGACGGTGGCAAGTGGTGAGGACAGGCCCTCAAGCAAGACAATGGTAACACAGGTTGTTGGCAGCTAGTCAACGTCATACCATCTCATCACTGATGGGTCGCTGTCCAGTGCCAATGGGTTCGTGAGCTGCCATGCTGACCAGTCTGAAGCGATCACAGAGGTTTTGCAAGTGGATGAAGTGGTCCTATGGCAGTATAACCTGTTATCCTATTCAATTATGTTAATGGAGTTATTGGAAAGATAGCTTATTGATATGACATCATCttcttgatttctttcagttcattCTTCCAAAGTGTGTGTGTTCTTGGCTACTGTGTCACACCACTTGCCATTGCACTTACAATTTGCCGCTTGATTCTCCTTGCTCATCAGACGACAGCTCTCTTCATCGTTCgcttttgtattattttcctttccttcggATGGTCTACATTTGGTAagttctttcatcttttaattatttgtctttgtttttaaacAGGAAATATCTGAAATTAGGGCATTGCATCACTGACCGAATATATGGTCAACAATGGAAATCTATTATAGCTTCTGTGTTGTGCCCTGCTGGCCACAGTCCTTCTGGCTGACAACAGGTGTCACTTCTGCTTTATGCTTTACTAACTATATGCAcaacattcagctgtagaaagccATTACCCCTTCAGAgaagaaaatacaatttttttaactGCATGTAGTATGCAACACTCGGTAAATCTTTCCTTTAAATTCATCAGTCAACTGATGGCATTCACCATCTGATGGTGAATGCCTTTTAAtcatacattttaaatttatattacattCTTCCTTTGAGATTTCTTGTTCATTTTctgtcatatatcatcatcatttaacatccattttccatgctggcatgggttggatggcttgaggagctggcaagccagaggacttcACCAAGTCCACTCCGTTTTGACATgacttttatggctggatgcctttcctaatgccaaccactctatagATTGGACTCTGTGCTTTGCACATGGCTACAGCACTGGCAAggtctgttttggtatgatttttatgactggatgctcttcctaatgaaagggttaatcttTCAGCACACatacaaggaggtgctgaaaagttcctggctttaaggatatcgccCAACCTTCAGAattctttttacagggcttagaaaaactaaaggagcgctgtaataaatgtgtgaattcgagaggggaatatgttgaataaaattattaacttcctaatgccaaccactttacaatgtggactgggtgccttttatgtggcaccagcactggcgaagtctactttggcatgttttttttttacagctagatatttatatttctctttgtcttttcagCTGCCACTGCCTTCCTGGGAGATATCCAATCACACAGGAGGAAAGTACTTGCCATGTACCCcatatttctgttttactttatCATCAGCTGGTTGGCTATTTCACACACAAGCTAATggatactacaactactacttctgagagaatcacacacaaacagagactaTTTTACTGACAATGCTTCATCATCCTTTGACATCAGGAATATTAATATTATGTGTCGCATCTGTGTTTCTTCTCACCGGTGTCATACTGGTCTGGAAAAGAACAAGAGCCTATGCCTAAATATTGATCCAAAATGTTCAATATTTCTGTCAGTTGCATGTAAGAGCCTGGGAGATTTTGgtatcatgtttttgttttttttactcaaaGCATACAACTGACTtcttatatatagtttattatgTGTAAACATAACAAACATTGTTCTGGGGCCTGACTTTTGTAACATAGGAATGCCTGAACTTCTATGGTCATGTATTACTGCTCAAAACCATtccatcttatatacatataaaacatataaatatgaaatataacatacatacatgtgttggtataatatatgtaacacatacacacacatgtataatgcactatatatatataaaatatttatatatgtaataatatataatttactatttatcttctttaactatatatatatctataacatatatatataaatattgtatatataactgcatatgtatataaatgattaattgtttatcttttaatatttatttcatatattttaattgtattggattattaaaaagaatatatacccacacacacatatatatgtgtgcctacactatatattctgtatatttggTAATGGTAGAGGAAGGGGCATTACAAATTCAGCTCATTTTCATTTGATAGTTCCCATAGGAACAGTAATTTCAGCTGCTGTGAAGCTTGACAAGTCTAACATTTCAACCCTTTTTGCTGTTCATCTGAAAGTAAAGAACCTTGAGAAACTATTATCACTGTGGTTGCTTGCTAGAACAAAAATAAGACCAACACACCATTTGTTGCACCTCTTCTCACAACAGTTAGAACTTCTCAAATTCTTCTGTAAACTAATGGTTATCCAGGTATAGGAAGCACCAGTTTCCTTGGATTCAATCTCTTCACGTCACTTTCATTTGGTTTATTTGATCAGCTAATTAGGATAGAACATACTCAAATTGATtagttttattttactatattatcAACAAGGAagaaaactggcagaattgttagagggtcaaacaaaatgtttagctacatttcttctgactctttctattcccagttcaaattccactaagatcaactttacctttcaccttttttggggggtcaatataaataaagtatcagttgaatattgAGGCCAATGCAATCAACTGTCCTCTTCCCgtgaatttcaggtcttgtgcctgtaataagaagaattactattattaatgtttATGAGACAGTAACTTGACAGAATGAATCATTAgtgcactgaacaaaatgcttagcagcatttctttctgccttacattctgagtttaagtactgttgaggtcaactttgccttccatcttttcagagtcaatcaaataagtacctaAAGTTGATGGCCATATGCCAAAATTTgtatcaattatcatcatcagtattattattattgaaaaaggCATGAACCTCACAAATGCTCATTGGAAAAGACATAACTACAATTTCTTCTTAAATCATGATTACATCTGTCCTACTTTActatagtaaaagaaataatcattttaaaGATGGCAGATCTGTTGCTTATAACTTTGAACCAAACCAAACTAGATCCTTTCCTGTGAAAATCTCTGTGCCTTGTTGTGAGTTCAGTACTCACTGGTACCAaactttcctttcctttcctttcctttagGTCAATAAAAAAACATTGCTTCTTATGTTTTAGCTTCAATTTATTCAACAATCTTCTGAACCCCACTCCCATCCTTGTTACATTAATCTTACATTTGTGGTAGATACAgcacattgttgttattattaagaaggcagcaagtttggcagaactgttagcacaccgggcaaaatgcttagcggcattttgtctatcttgacgttctgagttcaaattctgccaaggtcaactttgcctttcatcctttcaggacaaGTAAATTTAAgaactagtgaaacactgggatcgatgtaatttgctagcccccccccccctcaaaacttcaggccttgtgcctttaatagaaaggattattaaggcagTGGCATTCTGGtataatcattagcatgccagacaaaatgcttagtggcattttgtctacctttacattctgagttcaaattcaactgtcaactttgcctttcatccttttggggttgatgaaataagtaccagtggcatactgggggtcgatataattgactagttcctcctgcaaaatttctggccttgtgtttTTAGTAAAAAGGGTtcttattaagatggcaagctagcagaatcatacTGCATTGGACAAGAAATGCATAGTAgcttttcttctgactctttacactctgagttccaattctactggggtcaattttgcctttcaccctttcaaggtcATTAAAACAAAGTAcgaaacaagtactggggttgatgtaatcaaattacattctcccctaaaattactggccttgtgcctatagtagaaagcattattttaaacctggtacttatcctattggctgccttttgctaaaccgctaagttatgggggtgtaaataaaccaaaaccagttgtcaagtggtgatgagggcAAACACAAAgattcgcgcacacacacacatctatattacaCTAAAACTCAGTTTGTTTTCCTGccatttgattaagatgataaagattacaaataaaatagtcatttcctcctttaaggaaagaaaaaaactctacTTGAATGTGTTGTCACTTCAAAGAGTTGTTGCAGCTACCGCCATCCGTCCTTTttccttgctttcttttttcttctcttaatcaTTTATACAACTTTCGACGTACCGTGGACTGAAAGATAgaaattctcc from the Octopus bimaculoides isolate UCB-OBI-ISO-001 chromosome 11, ASM119413v2, whole genome shotgun sequence genome contains:
- the LOC106880751 gene encoding protein YIPF6, which produces MADVDFHGDQDDLNDVPLEGDMTVPLTAGDGNDDELSTLDEPVKDTVLRDLRAVGVKFFHVLYPKQSTVLLREWDLWGPLILCVFLALMLQSSPQHLDQQLSGGPEFSEVFVIFWVGSVVVTLNSKLLGGNISFFQSVCVLGYCVTPLAIALTICRLILLAHQTTALFIVRFCIIFLSFGWSTFAATAFLGDIQSHRRKVLAMYPIFLFYFIISWLAISHTS